The following are from one region of the Methanospirillum hungatei genome:
- a CDS encoding YeeE/YedE thiosulfate transporter family protein, which yields MAAGWISKELAIILVPFITLVSGCIIGYFAQKTGFCAIGGFRDYIMFRHTRLLNGFIAMIVSAIVAFFIFHLITPMAFENFPWLVTKGVLSAVPGAPADLSQMAYIILAVIGGIGMGVIGVYVGGCPLRQFVMTAEGSMKSLWFVIGMAVGSVIFYLITAGFVVGLMKSVGL from the coding sequence ATGGCAGCAGGATGGATTTCAAAAGAACTTGCAATTATTCTTGTTCCGTTCATCACCCTGGTATCTGGCTGTATCATCGGATACTTTGCACAGAAAACCGGATTTTGTGCAATTGGTGGTTTTCGTGATTACATCATGTTCAGGCACACCCGCCTGCTGAATGGATTCATTGCCATGATCGTAAGTGCCATTGTGGCGTTTTTCATCTTCCACCTGATTACTCCCATGGCATTTGAGAACTTCCCCTGGCTGGTGACAAAAGGAGTATTATCAGCAGTTCCAGGAGCACCGGCAGATCTTTCGCAGATGGCTTATATCATCCTGGCAGTGATCGGAGGCATCGGAATGGGAGTAATCGGTGTATATGTCGGTGGTTGTCCGCTCAGACAATTTGTCATGACCGCTGAAGGAAGCATGAAATCGCTCTGGTTTGTGATTGGTATGGCGGTTGGAAGTGTCATATTCTACCTTATCACGGCAGGATTTGTTGTCGGACTCATGAAATCAGTGGGGCTTTAA
- a CDS encoding YeeE/YedE thiosulfate transporter family protein, translating to MNEHKKILEGQKGPIILGVIIGFLAAIVQALTISAGGPEAYGFCALCHTRDLVNGILNIVLGTNYGLAPISKAAILPVLTMIGVLIGGVIAAKMSREFRIKHAQVKDILVYFIGGVLLMQFGLLFGACPYRAALRLGYGDVVALFGIIGIVVGVWLALALITRSFKGGN from the coding sequence ATGAACGAACATAAAAAAATATTAGAAGGTCAGAAAGGGCCGATTATTCTCGGAGTAATTATCGGATTTCTTGCGGCAATTGTTCAGGCGCTGACCATTTCTGCCGGAGGACCAGAGGCATACGGGTTTTGTGCACTCTGTCATACCCGTGACCTGGTGAATGGAATTCTGAACATAGTGTTAGGCACAAACTATGGTCTGGCACCCATTTCCAAGGCTGCGATTCTTCCGGTGCTGACCATGATAGGAGTGCTCATCGGTGGAGTTATTGCTGCCAAGATGAGCAGGGAATTTAGAATAAAACATGCACAGGTAAAGGACATTCTGGTTTATTTCATCGGAGGCGTGCTCCTGATGCAGTTTGGCCTTCTGTTTGGTGCCTGTCCGTACCGGGCTGCATTACGGCTTGGGTATGGTGATGTTGTTGCACTCTTTGGAATAATTGGAATCGTCGTCGGAGTATGGCTGGCTCTTGCTCTGATCACCCGCTCGTTTAAAGGAGGGAACTAA
- a CDS encoding OsmC family protein has protein sequence MSLNNIDLEQVDEYEAEILKNKEEAKFTTKMEGTWLYEESGPQFSAETKTNKGSVTFSLSHPNFSGPGPFPSPMAYGLFWMVGCVSSTFMTAAEKKKIAVKSLKAKIEADLNYLKQFNLGEEPLISAYRVFFDVETDASDAEVEELRQAALAGCMAMYTIKHAIPLDLTVTRS, from the coding sequence ATGTCACTCAATAATATTGACCTGGAACAGGTGGATGAATATGAGGCTGAGATCCTGAAGAATAAGGAAGAAGCTAAATTCACGACGAAAATGGAGGGCACCTGGCTATATGAAGAATCAGGACCCCAGTTTTCAGCGGAAACAAAGACGAACAAGGGCTCCGTCACATTTTCTTTGTCACACCCAAATTTTTCAGGCCCCGGTCCGTTTCCAAGTCCGATGGCCTACGGTCTTTTCTGGATGGTCGGGTGTGTCAGTTCTACCTTCATGACTGCAGCAGAAAAGAAAAAAATTGCAGTTAAATCACTGAAAGCAAAGATTGAGGCCGACCTGAACTATTTAAAACAGTTTAATCTGGGAGAAGAACCCCTCATCTCTGCATACCGAGTCTTTTTTGATGTCGAAACAGACGCTTCAGATGCTGAAGTAGAAGAGCTGAGACAAGCTGCATTGGCAGGGTGCATGGCGATGTATACGATCAAACATGCAATCCCGCTCGACCTGACCGTTACGAGATCCTAG
- a CDS encoding formylmethanofuran dehydrogenase subunit A — protein sequence MSEILIKNGHVFDVVSGVKGDKADIAIKDGKIVDKVSSKAKTIDASGKTVMAGALDIHAHVAGPKVNLGRWFRPEDKMIRGEMRGGIVKQTTRMEQGFSIPSVFRTGYSYARMGYGFTMEAAMPPLYARHVHEEIKDTPIIDEAALPVFGNNWFVFEYLKEHDIEKTAAYTAWLLKVTKGYGIKIVNPGGTEAWGWGLNCLGINDEVPFFDITPSEIIKGLIETNEYLGLPHSIHIHGNMLGDPGNAPTTIDTMKLAAGYKAKNTFNREQVMHLTHLQFHSYGGSSWGDFCSNSKEIMNYVNAHPELTFDTGNVTLDETTTMTADGPFEHHLSALNHLKWCNVDVELETGSGVVPFIYSPNVFPCAVQWAVGLELALLATDPMRTMITTDHPNAGPFTRYPRVFKWLMCKKTRDEQMAAFKNSGKVADATILNELDREITLFELSQMTRAGPAKALGLSNMMGGLASGMNADVAIYDLNPAKMPTDPEEIEKAFSNSAYFIKNGEIVCQDGQIVHAGTKKTFWVDAKAPESKQVTRDVREKFLRYYTVTQANYEVPDSYAPNPFVIETKANV from the coding sequence ATGAGTGAAATACTGATCAAGAACGGTCATGTCTTTGATGTTGTCAGTGGCGTAAAAGGAGACAAGGCCGATATCGCCATCAAGGATGGCAAAATTGTAGACAAGGTCTCATCCAAGGCAAAGACTATCGATGCATCCGGAAAGACCGTCATGGCCGGTGCACTTGATATCCATGCCCACGTTGCAGGACCAAAAGTCAACCTTGGCCGATGGTTCAGACCAGAAGACAAGATGATCCGTGGTGAGATGCGGGGCGGTATCGTCAAGCAGACCACCAGAATGGAGCAGGGTTTCTCAATTCCGTCCGTATTCAGAACCGGATACTCATACGCCCGTATGGGGTACGGATTTACCATGGAAGCAGCCATGCCACCGCTCTATGCACGGCATGTCCATGAAGAGATCAAGGATACTCCAATCATCGATGAAGCAGCACTTCCGGTGTTTGGAAACAACTGGTTCGTCTTTGAATACCTAAAGGAACACGATATCGAAAAGACTGCAGCATATACTGCCTGGCTTCTCAAGGTAACCAAGGGATATGGTATCAAGATCGTCAACCCCGGTGGCACAGAAGCATGGGGATGGGGTCTGAACTGTCTTGGCATCAATGATGAGGTTCCGTTCTTTGACATCACACCGTCAGAGATCATCAAGGGTCTTATTGAGACCAATGAATACCTTGGTCTGCCACACTCCATTCACATCCATGGAAATATGCTTGGAGACCCGGGCAATGCACCAACAACCATCGACACGATGAAACTTGCAGCCGGGTACAAGGCAAAGAACACCTTTAACCGTGAACAGGTTATGCACCTGACTCACCTGCAGTTCCACTCCTATGGCGGTTCCAGCTGGGGAGACTTTTGTTCAAACTCCAAGGAGATCATGAACTACGTCAATGCACATCCCGAACTCACCTTTGATACCGGAAATGTGACCCTTGATGAGACAACCACCATGACCGCCGACGGTCCGTTTGAACACCACCTCAGTGCATTAAACCACCTCAAGTGGTGTAACGTGGACGTCGAACTTGAGACCGGTTCCGGAGTTGTTCCGTTCATCTACAGCCCGAACGTCTTCCCCTGTGCCGTCCAGTGGGCAGTCGGTCTTGAACTTGCCCTTCTTGCAACGGATCCAATGCGGACCATGATCACCACCGACCATCCGAACGCTGGTCCGTTCACCCGGTACCCACGGGTATTCAAGTGGCTTATGTGCAAGAAGACCCGTGATGAGCAGATGGCCGCCTTCAAAAACAGTGGCAAGGTAGCAGACGCAACCATCCTGAACGAACTTGACCGTGAAATCACGCTCTTTGAGCTTTCACAGATGACCCGTGCTGGTCCGGCAAAGGCCCTTGGTCTTTCAAACATGATGGGAGGTCTTGCTTCAGGTATGAATGCAGATGTTGCCATCTACGACCTCAACCCGGCCAAGATGCCAACCGATCCAGAAGAGATTGAGAAAGCCTTCTCGAACAGTGCATACTTCATCAAGAATGGAGAGATCGTCTGCCAGGACGGTCAGATTGTTCATGCAGGCACCAAGAAGACCTTCTGGGTTGATGCAAAAGCACCGGAGAGCAAGCAGGTTACCCGTGATGTCAGGGAGAAATTCCTCCGGTATTACACTGTAACGCAGGCAAACTACGAGGTTCCGGATTCATACGCACCGAACCCGTTCGTCATCGAAACCAAGGCAAATGTGTGA
- a CDS encoding molybdopterin dinucleotide binding domain-containing protein, whose translation MTNKITLNLITCRTIQQGVAMETGKTSKKYYDAASIIHMHEDDMKKAGIMANTNVRVTSKDGTIVVKAVRTREDVVPGLAMLPMGPWANALVSAYTYSTGEPCFKGFPVDIEPAEKEKVMEAVELIQTLCYGEDRKPPARE comes from the coding sequence ATGACAAACAAGATTACGTTGAATCTTATTACCTGTCGAACCATTCAGCAAGGAGTTGCTATGGAGACAGGAAAGACTTCCAAGAAGTACTATGACGCTGCTTCAATCATTCACATGCACGAGGATGATATGAAAAAAGCAGGAATCATGGCAAATACCAATGTCCGGGTCACCAGCAAAGATGGTACCATCGTGGTTAAGGCAGTCCGGACCCGTGAAGACGTTGTTCCAGGTCTTGCAATGCTCCCCATGGGACCCTGGGCAAATGCACTTGTCTCTGCATATACCTACTCCACCGGAGAACCCTGCTTTAAGGGATTTCCTGTAGATATCGAGCCCGCTGAAAAAGAGAAGGTAATGGAAGCAGTTGAACTGATCCAGACCCTTTGTTATGGCGAAGATAGAAAACCACCGGCAAGGGAGTAA
- a CDS encoding sulfurtransferase TusA family protein, with protein sequence MVQKKLDIKGVVCPFCVLKVKTALDEMKAGDELIVVSDHPPAAKDSIPAFAKMNGFICSVQSSEPGLWELSIKK encoded by the coding sequence ATGGTTCAGAAAAAACTTGATATTAAAGGCGTCGTATGCCCGTTTTGTGTATTGAAAGTAAAAACCGCTCTTGACGAGATGAAGGCCGGGGATGAACTGATTGTTGTCAGCGATCATCCTCCTGCAGCAAAAGATTCAATTCCTGCATTTGCCAAGATGAACGGATTTATCTGTTCTGTTCAGTCAAGTGAACCAGGACTCTGGGAATTATCCATAAAAAAATAA
- a CDS encoding rubredoxin, with translation MTKWQCLECAYVYDPEKGDKTQNIPPGTPFEKLPKTWVCPECKISIQKKGLFVPRE, from the coding sequence ATGACAAAATGGCAGTGTCTGGAATGTGCATATGTATATGATCCAGAAAAAGGTGATAAAACCCAGAATATTCCTCCGGGAACGCCCTTTGAAAAGCTTCCCAAAACCTGGGTATGTCCGGAATGTAAAATATCCATCCAGAAAAAAGGATTATTTGTTCCCCGAGAATAA
- a CDS encoding formylmethanofuran dehydrogenase subunit B, whose amino-acid sequence MSKVVTDVTCPFCGTLCDDLEITVSDDGKEIIDCQNACAIGSEKFLHVRKEGRVTRPRKRQPDGSYKEISYDEAIEYTAQMLAKAKKTLWYGWASTSCEAMAIGHKVAEKAGTIVDNCATVCHGSSLLAIQDVGVPSCTLGEVKNRADRIVFWGCNPAHAHPRHMSRYSIFPRGFFTTKGHKGRKIICVDCRYTDTAKCADEFIQIEQGYDYELLDAFRTVARGQPIPDVVGGVPKEKIISAVNTLKEGRFGVIFFGMGLTHTLGRNHNIDIAINLTRDLNDFTKFSIIAMRGHWNVTGSGQVLSWQYGFPYCVDLTRRTHARYNPGETSSVDLLRRKEVDACICIASDIGAHFPIEATRHMAQIPSVCIDPHINLTTEISDVHIPVALVGVEVEGCAYRMDNVPIACRKVVEPPEGMLTDEELLEKVYDRLCEIMGDA is encoded by the coding sequence ATGTCTAAAGTAGTAACCGATGTTACCTGTCCATTTTGCGGAACCCTGTGTGATGATCTTGAGATCACGGTTTCTGATGACGGGAAAGAAATTATTGATTGTCAGAACGCCTGTGCAATCGGCTCTGAAAAATTCCTTCACGTACGGAAGGAAGGCCGGGTAACCCGTCCAAGAAAACGCCAGCCAGACGGATCCTATAAAGAGATCTCATACGATGAAGCTATTGAATACACCGCACAGATGCTGGCAAAAGCCAAAAAGACCCTCTGGTATGGATGGGCTTCAACCAGCTGTGAGGCAATGGCAATCGGTCACAAGGTTGCAGAAAAAGCAGGAACCATCGTTGATAACTGTGCAACCGTCTGTCACGGCTCTTCACTGCTTGCAATCCAGGACGTTGGTGTCCCAAGCTGTACCTTAGGAGAAGTCAAGAACCGTGCAGACCGTATCGTGTTCTGGGGATGTAACCCGGCCCATGCTCACCCCCGTCACATGTCCCGATACTCTATCTTCCCCCGTGGATTCTTCACCACCAAGGGTCACAAGGGAAGAAAGATCATCTGTGTTGACTGCCGGTACACCGACACAGCAAAATGTGCCGATGAATTCATCCAGATAGAACAGGGATACGACTACGAACTCCTTGATGCATTCAGAACGGTTGCCCGTGGACAGCCAATTCCTGATGTCGTCGGTGGAGTCCCGAAGGAAAAGATCATATCCGCAGTAAATACCTTAAAAGAAGGACGGTTCGGTGTCATCTTCTTCGGTATGGGTCTGACTCACACCCTTGGAAGAAACCACAATATCGATATCGCAATCAACCTCACCCGTGACTTAAACGACTTTACCAAGTTTTCCATCATAGCAATGAGAGGACACTGGAACGTTACCGGTTCAGGACAGGTTCTCTCATGGCAGTATGGATTCCCGTACTGTGTTGACCTCACCCGCCGGACCCATGCCCGGTACAACCCTGGTGAGACATCCTCTGTTGACCTGCTTCGGAGAAAGGAAGTCGATGCCTGTATCTGTATCGCATCTGATATCGGTGCACACTTCCCAATTGAAGCAACCAGACATATGGCCCAGATTCCATCGGTCTGTATTGACCCACATATCAACCTGACAACCGAGATCTCCGATGTTCACATCCCGGTCGCTCTTGTCGGTGTTGAAGTCGAAGGTTGTGCCTATCGTATGGACAACGTCCCGATTGCATGCCGGAAAGTCGTCGAACCTCCAGAAGGAATGCTCACCGATGAGGAGCTTCTTGAGAAGGTATACGACCGGCTCTGTGAAATCATGGGGGATGCGTAA
- a CDS encoding 4Fe-4S binding protein translates to MNDIMDVDPRLYSRGGIITERDPERCIIRLRIPAGMLTPEQTIGIGKIARTYGDGRVHLTVRQTIEIPGVDPSRIVPMLTALKDNGTPLGSERQEIVNVTACMGTDHCKYANIDSLALAKKIDERFFGKEMPVKVRIAISACPNGCSSERMNEIGITGVREPNRDQELCTGCGTCQKYCRENAIIIRRGQVELDKKLCMECGMCVMPCPFDVLRGSEPRYRITVGGRRGRHPKVGRELVTVSDPETVLEIVGKIIKWVYELASSDVLLPEQLDELEFNQFKKEIREQYAEKREWPPAESEGSEYL, encoded by the coding sequence ATGAATGATATAATGGACGTAGATCCCCGTTTGTACTCCCGTGGAGGTATCATCACCGAACGTGATCCAGAGCGGTGCATCATCCGCCTCAGGATACCAGCCGGAATGCTTACTCCTGAACAGACCATCGGTATTGGAAAAATAGCCAGAACGTATGGCGATGGCCGGGTTCATCTCACGGTACGGCAGACCATCGAGATCCCTGGCGTTGATCCAAGCCGCATTGTTCCAATGCTGACTGCACTCAAGGATAACGGAACTCCGCTTGGTTCAGAACGGCAGGAGATAGTGAATGTCACAGCCTGTATGGGAACTGACCACTGTAAATATGCAAATATTGACTCCCTGGCACTTGCAAAAAAGATAGATGAACGATTTTTTGGGAAAGAGATGCCGGTAAAGGTCCGAATTGCGATATCAGCATGCCCGAACGGATGTTCAAGTGAGCGGATGAATGAGATCGGCATCACCGGAGTCAGGGAACCCAATCGTGACCAGGAACTCTGTACCGGGTGTGGGACCTGCCAGAAATACTGCAGGGAAAATGCAATCATAATCAGGCGTGGACAGGTTGAACTAGACAAAAAACTCTGTATGGAATGCGGTATGTGTGTTATGCCCTGTCCGTTTGATGTTTTAAGGGGGAGTGAGCCACGATACCGGATCACCGTCGGGGGAAGAAGAGGCCGACATCCGAAAGTAGGACGTGAACTGGTTACCGTATCAGATCCTGAAACGGTCCTTGAAATCGTCGGTAAAATAATAAAATGGGTCTATGAGCTCGCTTCCAGTGATGTACTCCTGCCGGAACAACTTGATGAACTTGAATTTAACCAGTTCAAGAAAGAGATCCGGGAACAATATGCAGAAAAAAGGGAGTGGCCACCAGCTGAATCAGAAGGATCAGAGTACCTGTGA
- a CDS encoding formylmethanofuran dehydrogenase subunit C codes for MKIATINLKTAPTLYLEADCITPDSFAGKSKDEILALPVYEGRECYKLGDYFEIAGEIGETPEETKIVVNGDCSKVKYIGAKMSAGEVIVNSSTDMYTGAWMRGGKLTIKGNVDSFSGLGMENGEFIVEGDGMNYIGASYRGDWRGMQGGVLRVKGNVGSDIGTFMNGGTLIVEGNADVHIGTHQEGGTIIVKGDVNRRVGGQMVKGTIYVFGNMNYMMPGFKYNQDVELEVDGYKGTFAEYIGDLGERHSKSKGQVVYGKLYRKK; via the coding sequence ATGAAGATCGCAACAATCAATCTGAAAACTGCCCCGACGTTATATCTTGAAGCAGACTGTATCACCCCCGATTCCTTTGCAGGAAAGAGCAAGGATGAGATTCTGGCACTTCCGGTCTATGAAGGAAGAGAATGCTACAAGCTTGGGGACTACTTTGAAATCGCCGGTGAAATCGGCGAAACTCCGGAAGAAACAAAGATCGTCGTAAACGGTGACTGCAGCAAAGTCAAGTACATCGGCGCAAAGATGTCAGCCGGAGAGGTCATCGTCAACAGCAGCACTGACATGTACACTGGTGCATGGATGAGAGGCGGCAAACTGACCATCAAGGGCAATGTGGACTCCTTCTCCGGCCTTGGCATGGAGAACGGAGAGTTCATCGTCGAAGGAGACGGTATGAACTACATCGGTGCATCCTACCGTGGTGACTGGCGTGGTATGCAGGGCGGAGTCCTCCGGGTAAAAGGCAATGTCGGCAGTGACATCGGTACCTTTATGAACGGTGGAACCCTCATCGTCGAAGGAAACGCAGATGTCCACATCGGAACCCACCAGGAAGGCGGAACCATCATTGTAAAAGGTGACGTCAACCGTCGTGTCGGCGGCCAGATGGTCAAAGGAACTATCTATGTCTTTGGCAACATGAATTACATGATGCCCGGGTTCAAGTACAACCAGGATGTTGAGCTGGAAGTTGACGGATACAAGGGAACCTTTGCCGAGTACATCGGTGACCTTGGTGAGCGTCACTCCAAGTCCAAGGGTCAGGTCGTGTACGGGAAACTGTACAGAAAGAAATAA